The Gossypium arboreum isolate Shixiya-1 chromosome 4, ASM2569848v2, whole genome shotgun sequence DNA segment cgaaccacttctaagcatgatttaaggtctcgtagatctttttaagggacaatgtgaatgtttgtGAACGGTTTATAataatgaatgtataaatgtatgagAATGTGATGTATTGTCTGGTAATGCCCTATAACCCAATTCCGgtgtcggttacgggttaggggtgttatagtcccagacatggtcttacatgtaatcacatctcagtaacctaatgtcatgacatttgtatcctatactattcttaaggttcgtacgGAACTTTCGGATATCAAAAATtcatcgattcttgctcgtatttgctcgttcaacattcatagcaattcaatgacaattaaacatttataaatcaattcaaaggtatttatttacatatgaacttacctcatattagGGATTGACGTATCGGGTCAACTATTTaataaccttcgatttcccccgatctaaattcgattTCTTCCTTTCAGGATCTAAATGAaatcaaatttagctcatttattcaacaaatcatttaattcaatccacaaacacatatttgggaatttttacactttagcccctaaagttccacatttttacaatcaattcataaaaacacaaattacacaatttctttttaatttcatgCTAGCCAAATTCTTCATAGACCCCTAGTAGcctattattttcatttatttcacatttcaacccctaaatttacacatttctcaatttaatccctaatatgcatttttaccaaaaataactttacaaaacatgttaatctatcatttatcttccatttttcatcatcaaccatcacaaaactcatggtttcatcaatggcattttacaaaatcattaacaatttcactaattagggcatgggctagttagaacacaaagcaacgatcacaaaagcatagaaatcattaaaaattgagctcaatacataccttaatcaagctatatGATAGCCGAACCCtaattgtaacatcctaaattagtGCCTatttagaacagtggtttcgggaccacaaatttgacacagtaaaatttgttttttttacatttttatggtctGAAATTCCACGGgatgattttatgaaaatttcgttcgaaaattttgacgtttgggcactcaatttggtcaaaaggactaaattgtaaaaagcacaaaacttgagttctagaagctagaggtgtctaattgctatgaaattttaaattggaagtcctaaaatgataattataccattggttaatttttttgacaaaaatggacatgaaataggtgaaatagaatatttttaagttaagggcattttggtcatttagtaattaaaatgaattaaaaacaaaattaaaagtcaatttttgtccatcttctaccccatggccgaaacttgcatggagaagacatagttagggtttttcaagctttcaagcttgattgtaagtctgttctagccccgtttttaatgatttttacgtttttgaaatcctcgtaacaagatctatctatttctaccatttatttgagctagggttgatatttaaaaatttacccatgtattacatgcatgtattttgatatctaatggtagaaaatgaatgttgggtgttaaataaacaacttttgctaagtgattttaggtgaaaatgcttaaaaggactaaatcataaaaggtataaaatttgtcataaaagtgtgttttagtggaaattggggacttctatagttatgaaaatgattcgaatAGGCTTAAAGtataaagaaattgaatgaaaatcattttacgagtattgaggcaaaagtgcaaatatgtgaaagttagtGGTCAAAatttaaaagtatgatttttggacccatatgaataatgtgactaattagtaagctaaatgtgatattatagattaagaaaaatgagattcgggcatagattggaaataaatgagattatggactaaatcgaaaTAAATAGCCATGCTCGCTtttaaggtaagtttgtatgtcaataataatgaaataatatcattttttatgcttgaacttaaattgatgtgtcaACATTATGGGGTGAATATTTCTATAGTTGGTATGATGATTGTATTATGTGACAAATGTCTAAATGTTATTATGAACAATGTTATGATTGTTTCATGAATATAAGAATGGTgaatttgtaagcatgaatgatattacgGTCGTTATCCATGACGATACGAAAAAGTACGATGAAGATACTATGTGCAATgaggaaaatcctgtttgaaccttaagaatagttttggatacaagtgacatgtcactaggaattaagaaatccgagctcgttgagtggtccgagttcatgatatatgtgagaatctgaacttgttgagtggcccaagttcatgatatatgtagcACCTGAGCacattgagtggtccgagttcattatggatacaagcatccgagctcgttgagtggtccgagttcataatggatgtgatacacgtaacatccgagctcgttgagaggtccgaattcattatggatgtgttacatgttataaggtagctttggctacgtatgtttatgtggcacCTATGTGCAATTttctgtgtatccaatagtattgtaagtgttcaacaggtattataatgaatgatgCAATGAAAGTCCTGAGATGGGCATGAtaatgaaggtaaagttattCGATATGCTACGGATATGTGCAGGTACGTATGCTATACTCATGAGTAATGCTTTGTTACAGGATGATATATGACGAAAAGGTATATTTAcgtatatgtatatgaatatttgattaatgagctagaatgcttgaatgatgaataatcttggtgattatgttattatgccatcatatgatagttatcatgccatcatatgatagttatcatgatattgcactaaaatagttttggacatcaGCAGTTGTTTGATttcgaaaatccaccaaaaattttggaaatttaattatagactgaataagatatgagattaaagcttattgaatctagtttcacatagaagaaatgatgtaagtaaaagagtttcatatcatgagatatttgaacttttgtgagacagagtcagagtgCTTTTGGGCTCCCTtgtctcaactttggaaaatcactaaaaattgtacaaaaatgattatgggttagaatttatattactaaatccttaatgagtctattttcaagagaaacataCAAGAACATTAATCAAATCCTGTACTAaaagataatcaatttttagtaaagaagagttgaagctatcaaacagtagaacaggggtaaatttaaagaataaattgtacttattggctacaccaaaaattttgaaaattttatggtaagaatatatatgagtatagttttcgataaaattaacagatcttaatttggagttttgtagctcaagatattaataatttagtgactatgaatcGAGTTGACAGCTTAATTGGAAtttgagcaaatagtggaattgTGTGCAATTTCAATTGTGTTACCATGAGAACATGttgataaaatttcttattattttcatatggacttactaagctataaagcttactctcttTCCATTTAtttagtgttgacaggttagctcggggttggagatcgtcggagtcaatatcacactatcaagctatcactttcggGGTATTGGTGAATCTTAAACGTCtttaagtgagtggcatgtatagggacttagttattgaTATGTGTTCATATGATTTGGCCAAGATGTTAGCTTATATTAGtatattgtatatagccatgaaatgTGGCTTATGATGgtcatggcttgtaagcctatttatccaagtTATGTATTGATGCCTTATGATGTGGTCATatgattatatttgtttgatatGCATGGTTAGTATTACGGTATGTATGATTGATAAATGTCTTATGACCAAACGAAGTGGTCATAATCAGAGAATAAAAGTGTGATATGGCAATAAGTCAATAATGCTTGAACATGAAATTGATGTGGAATGACTTAGGCAAACATGGTATAAGTCtataagtgatgattaaaataacatgttcaattgataaaccgtaatttatacatgtttttatcccatgcttagcacatttatggatggtttctccttatatttggtgaattcaatgcttctaattctttaatttcgtgttttatacttaggtgagcatagaagagtaaaaatagcaagaaacgggccgaaaacggagaaaatagacccacatgggaaatcaacatggcctggacttcctcacacggacgtgtcacacggccgtgtccctttggcaggatcgaagcacgacttacatcggtagactacatgcccgtgcctattcaacagccttgaccacgggctggagtaatcgcacacgggcgtgtcacactggcgtgtccctgccgagcccaagtataaacctatttggaaaaggccaattttgagggctcttgggcattctaaagcctatttaaacacctgaggaggcacttaggaagggggacGCAGaggaggaggcaaggaattactcaagggaagccgattggtccatctcagaagccgaattcatcattaagactgaagatctcccttcactTTCCATTcagggtttttgggttttctttatgttttgtattcattattcttctgagatgttttcttttataattatgaactaaaccccctaaatacctaaggggaatgaaacctaagatggatcttgttattattatctgaattgtatgataaatatttgacttgttcttaattatgtgttcttaattctcgttttaatattccaggatattgattcgagttaatgctcttattcagaggaggaatagaccttgtctaagagtaaatttttcataattaagcggagttgattgcatgcctagagatagggtgataagattttgtcggattagggtgaaacttaataaggggatccatagatcgagttaatgcaacactaggtgttaattagaaagagatttcaattaatcaacctagggttagacgttattagtctcaagagagataataatataacttagggatttctacggatcaagtcaaatgaataaatcgtctgattcagagtcaaataacaaatgaagtctaggtggatttttccttgggtattgtcttaatcaatcgaattttcccaaaagctgttccccaatttctctctgtgcactcttagtttagttaattaatttagataaacaaatcccttaatttttaggctagataataaaaagaaagtaattactagtactcttggttcctttgggttcgacaatccagtcttgctaaatctatactactgtttgataggcaTACTtacctttatcgtgataatagttagtttcaagaatgcttaattataaatttttaaaatctgtcgcgaatatcacgtaccagTCATCGAGTTCCTAAGATGGCGGCAGAATACGTTACGTACACCCAAACTATTGTATCACTCGGTTTGATCCGTGCATCTCAAtcattgcaaaaaaaaaatcaatagcaCTTTGGCATGCCAAATGTTGCGATTGGCAAAAAATTAGGTTGAGACGCATTTTTGAATTCTAAAATCTACATATGGCATCCATACAAACTGTAGTAcgaatttataaattttagtatatgtctaatatttaatttcaaatgttGGAATAAATATGATATAACTTTAAATTTCATAAACCAACCTCCTCTTCGGATTGTTGACCTAAAGCTAGCCGGATATCCTCGAGCTTGGTTGGTATACTTGTGTGTCTTACACGATTGTTccacctattcaaataatatgttatttcaaaattaaaataatgaaaaaaatctTATGATAATGATATTATCAAACGAATTTTATCATATTACGGGTGGGAATTCATAAGAGAGTCCACTCGAGGTCGTAAAAATGGTAGTCGATACCATGCCCACTTTTGCAGAAGGAACATGCAATCCCTGATTTTAACTTTTTTTGGTTTTGTCACTCGTCATATTTCTTGGTATAATGTCACCAGCACCGTTGATCCCCAACTAAGTCATCTTGCTTCTTTCAAGTCAACTATTAGTAGTAGCCACATTAAATGTACTAGATTTTGATATTTATCTGGCAAAAGCAGATCCCCGATCAACCTCAAGATAAATGCGTGTGCGAATTGTTCTTTTTCAACGTCAGTCGCAAAAGCCTCGATATATTTGAAGTTGTCCTCCAACCACCCCATCTTGATCCAACTACCTTTAAACTTGTTCGGCACTTTCCTTAGTAGTTGCTCACATGTTGCATTTTAATCTGCACTTACCACTGGCCCCGTAACGACTTCCTCATTGACCGGTAGACTGAGTTGTAAACCAACGTCATTGAGTATAATTATACACTCATAATAAGTAAGATGAAATGTGTGCGTCCCTGGTCTCTATCTTTCCACTAAAGCACTAATAAGTAAGGGATCCAATTTAGTCCCCCCTCCCCCGAGCATGCGAGCCACGTATAAGAATCATGTATCTCGCAAGTGTCCATGAATGGCAACCGATGCACTCATACTTAAATTGTGTATGTATGTCTCCAAAATCCAATCTTCGAATtgagtatataaacataaaaaattaataatgttaacaacataataattaactaattaaaattaaataatttaacaatattttcttaccatttgTAATTGAACGTAAGAGATATGCTTGTCATCCAAACGAATAAGTTGATTTGTCATTTTACAAATATGGTTGGTGAGGTATAGCCATTGGAATTGTGACCGTTAGGGAAATGCTATTGTTGCCTTAAAAATGCGTCTTACAGGGCGCATTTTCATTTCTCTCTCCTAAAACAACGTACCTcggtaaatataaaaaaaaacattatttacttaactattaaaaaaattcagcatatttcattaattttccgcataataatattattaatatattatagttctttaatttgaaattttataaaaaaaaaatgatcTAAATCTCAAATGTTGTTATAGGTAAATAATAACCACATCTCTATTACATCAAAGATTTTAACAGACAAATGTAAATGTTATTGAAAGGATTGATTGTATATTTTTAAGagagttaaaataaaattttatcattttgataacttgtcttttaaaattttaaaggactaaattaaaattttataataatcggagtttaaaatgtaatttactatatactcatttaaaataatataaaatttaacattttagggTGGAGCCCCAGGACCCGCGGTGACCATAATTACCAATTTTAAAGGAGGTGACAAGTTCATGGGCCAAATGTGAAATTAAGCTAAAACAATATTACattccataagaaaaaaaaaactgtaaaaagaaaaaggaaaaagcaaACCATAATGCACAAATTCCCAGCCACTGCTAAAGCCACTGATCCATTGCCTGCCAGCTAATCTCCCAACCCAACCAACGCTCACGATCCTCCCTTGTACTTTGTCCCTCACTCACTCACACACTTCGATGTCTTGCTTTTGTTTTAGCCTCGTGATACCGATGCTTCCGCCTGCGTGGCACCCGTCCCCACCCCCACGCTTTGCCTTTGCTCTTTCTTTCTCTAAGGCGGGAAGGCCATGCCAAACCTTGCCCCCTAATTTAGTATTACAGTGAAAACAAACAAAACCAAAAGGTGTTTTTTTTCTTACACAGATTTTGTTTACAATTATACTATTCATGAATGGAAACAGTTAGTGCTTGATTTGTTTTCTTATGATGTTTTGAAACCTAACAATTATTGATCAacaaaatcgaaaaaaaaaaaaaagaaaaagaaaacgaaaGCTTGCTTACTCTGTCACTGggaattagaaaaagaaaagcttTGTAGTTATGTTTTCAGAGGGAAAATAAAATCtgggttttcatttttttttcctgTAAAATTCAATATCTGAAAGTTTTACTTTTCTCTGTCAAATGTGTGAGACATCTCTTGTTATCTTATCTGTTGCTTAAGTTGGGagcatattttttttgaaaagaaaatttttgtttgaaatttgaAGATTCGATTCGTTTGAAGTTTCAGGTGAAGGAACAAAAATAAAAACGCAGTGACGAATTTATTCTTTGCGTCTTTCTTTATAAGATTTGCTCGCCAAAGTTGAAGTCCTCTGGAGGGTTTTCTTGTCATTTTCGTCCAAAAAAGTTGGACACTAAAGAGAGTCCTCCAGTTTTTGAATTAGAAAAATTGAAGCTTTTTTCTTTGGTATTAGTGCAGGGTAAGTAAATTTAAGTTCCTTTGAGTTCCGTCCTGTTTTTGTAAGATGCTGAAGAAACGTGGAGCATCATTATGGGGTTTTGGATATTGGGTTATGGTGGTGGCTCTGAAGCTTTAAGATAAGCAGCAAGAACGGTCCTTGTATGTGCATTTGTCTCATATTCTctgcttttctttcttttttttttttttgcttccatGGCGAAAATGAGGGGTTGCATAGTCACTGTGGCTTTACTCTTGCTGCTACTTCTTTGCTTACACCAAACACCTGTAGAGTGCAAAGAAAGACTCATTAGACAACTGTCTTCTCGGCCTTCTTCAGCTACAAAGCCTCAAGAATTCAAGATTGGGTTCAAAAGGGTAATTCTCAGCATTGTGCTGGGAATTTTAACTGGATTGATTGGAGCTATTCTTTTTGCTTTATTGATCAAAATTGCTGTTCAGTACATCAATCAAACCCCATTCCTTAAAGGTCCTGTTATATTTTCTCCCAAAATATCTTCCAAGACTCTCCAATCAGCCCTTGCAAATGAAAACCAGTTGCTAGGTTCAAGCTCCAACGGGAAGTACTATAAGACGGTTCTTGATAACGGGCTCACTGTTGCAGCCAAAGTGCTTGAACCCTTTGACAGTGGTTCCCCGGAGATGCAGAGCAAGTCGGTGAAGAGAAGGATACAACAAGAACTGGAGGTTCTTGCTAGTTTGAGGCACAGGCATTTGAGGAGTTTAAGAGCTTATGTTCGTGAATCTGATAGGTTTTCTTTGGTTTATGATTATATGCCCATGGGGAGCCTTGAGGATGCAATGAATGGAGTTAGGGAAAATCACCTGGAGCTTAGATGGGATGTTAGGCTTAGGATTGCTGTTGGGGTGATTAAGGGTCTTCAATATCTTCACTTCACTTGCGTCCCTCAGATTTTGCACTACAACTTGAAGCCCACAAATGTGATGTTAGATGCTGAATTTGAACCAAGGTTGGCTGATTGTGGATTGGCTAAGCTCATGCCAAATATAGATAGGGCAACTTCTGGTTACTGTGCTCCTGAGTGTTTACAGAACTGCAGGTACTCAAAAGTATTCCGCCATTAATTAAAGCTTACTGCATCTTTTCTTCTATAAGGATTATCTTTAACAGGCATCTGGTAATAGTATCTTTAGGCTTTATTAATAACCCGGAGTTCATTGCAGATGATTTTTCACTTTGGGACTAAATTTTAAACAACTGAGAGTAGAGATATATTGGTCTCATTCATAGATCTTATGGTTTTCTAGTCTTCTCCTGGAACCAGTGCTCTTTTGTTTTTTTCTGGCAAACATGTTGCAGTAAATTGGAAGCAAGATATCCCAATTGGGATTGGACTATGCTGTTGGTTTTCTATTTTTACCACGCTTTAATGTGCTTCAATGTTTTGTTACCTGAACATCATTAATTACTGATACTATTTATAATGACACATATTGGATTAAACCTCATGGTGGTTCTAACAAAGATGGATAATTTCACCAACAGGTATACAGATAAGAGTGATATCTTTAGCTTTGGGATGATATTGGGTGTCCTGTTGACTGGCAGATATCCCACTGATTCATTTTTCCGGGAAGCAGTGAGTGGAGGGAGTTTAGGACAGTGGCTCCGACATTTACAGCAGGCAGGGGAAGCACACGAAGCTTTAGATAAAAGTATTCTTGGGGAAGAAGTAGAGGAAGATGAGATGCTGATGGCAGTGAGAATTGCTGTTGTCTGCCTATCGGATTTGCCTGATGATAGGCCTTCCAGTGATGAGCTTGTAACCATGTTAACCCAGCTGCATAGTTTCTAATGGAAATGTAAGTATGTTGATACTTGATATATATGTTCAAGCCTTTGCATATTCTAGGAATTGGATATTTTTGGTCTATAAGTTACTTTCACTCTAACCTTTTTGCAATTTGTCAAGGACCAAACACTTTGCTCTTTGTGCAGCATTGGTTCCTTGTGTTCTGTTCAAGTCTTAGTGATTATTTTTCCATCACAAACTTGGCTTGCAGCATAGTATGCAAAGAAATTTCTGGTACATGCATTGACTATTTGAACTGATAACCATGGGAGACATCTTCATTATTGTGTTCTTAAACAACTAATCATGGTGGGGTTTTCTCAGTTGTCATTTTGTTGGGAAAACCTTTTCGAAAATCACGGATGCTTTTGCTATATCAATCAACATGTTATAGTAGTTTTTTTCATGGGTTTTTAGAGGATAGGATTGAGATTCAGCTTTTCATCACAAAGACCTCATATCTATTGTTGGTTGAAAATGTTTCCTAAGTAAACAGTATGGTCTAGTACTCAACTAATCAACTTGTTCATCATCCTGCTAAGGAATTGAACTTGTAGTTAACAAAGAAGTATTTCGAGTTTTGCCTTCATTTTGGATTTCAAGCATATGGTTGAATAGCATTTTGGGGAAAGTACAATGAAAGGGTTTGGAGGTTAGGTAGGATATTGACTTTTCTTTGCAGTGATGAGAGCTCTAGTTGACAGATTTGCATGGCGACAGCAGTTGAAGTAggggaaaataaagttaaaacaaACTTTATCTATGGTTTCAGCTTCTAaatgaatcatattttatctGTAATAATACTTTATGGTTTGGACTTTGGAGGGGATGATAGCTGGCATTGGATTAGACTAGAGATTAGATGAGTGTGGAAATAGTTAGGGAAATCATTCAAAAGGGTAATATCATGCACAGGGAACTTGAAAAAAAAGCAAAAGAATGTGGTGGGGGGAAGTTAGAGACAGGGAGGTCATGCACAGGCACCTGCATGCTTCAATTGGATGATTGATATATTTACTTTTAACAGATATAAGGGATGGGATGGTATAGTGAGGCAAATCACACAGTCAAGATGTATCCCCTTACAGCTGTGTATTATATATTACTTTACacacacatacatacatatatggatatatatagatatatatatatatcctagtCCTTGCAGAAACATCTGTACACTGCCCTTCTTTTCCAAGATTAAAAAGTTTCTTAAAAGAATAATAGGCCAACAATGTGGCTCGCCTTATAGCTTTTGTAAAAGTAATTTCTTTAAAGAAAAGTAGCAAAGCTTTAATCTGCATAATTTAGagcaattaattaattgttgTTGACGGTGCTTTTAAAAGCATAATTGATGTGCAAGTATCAAATAAGCTTTTCAATTTGTTTTGCAAAAAATTATTGACCGGTTTGTTTTGTAAAAAAATAGTTTAACTCAATAGAAAATgtcttttttaaaataaaaattcattttcaaaagcataaattaaaattttaaaaaatttatctttgacgtgattttcatataaaaattaatttaaatcagttaaatattattatatttataatattttttatattttaatttttaaaatatcttGAAATATTTAtccaaaatattataaattttaatattattaaaatacatatttgtatttaataattataataaataattaatgtaatttattattttaacaaaattgtttaatattacaattttattttaattataaaatttaatattaataatattttaatttttaaataatattcttaatatttttatttaaaatgttttattttaatcataGAAATAtagttattaatttataaatattttaacaatAAATTTGTATATTTATTCAAATCCTTTTTAACTTGATTCATCCTTTCAATTTCAATGTACTATATACTTCGCTAAATTAGCATAATGTactaaatttcttttaattaggCCTTTAGGTTGTTTTTAGGAGAGAGAAAGTGAAAGAGTTaggtttttttttactttttagggTTAAGATTTTTTGAGAGTTTTAGATTTTTTAGGGTTTAGAGTATTTTAAAAGTGTTCAGGGTTTTTGATTGAAACGGTAGAAATTTTTAGATAGTTTTTAGGTGTTGAAAATTTGATAACGCGCttcaacatatatatatttcatatgtcGTGACGGGATAGGGCCATCACCTGAGGAACCCATCGTGGGGAAATCTAATTTTCGAGTAATTATGTTTGACATGATTAGGGGTGGAAGTCTTACTCGGCGGCCGTGATGCGGTCACGGGTTGGACTATAACCGGGGCCCAGGTGATAGTTGTTACACGGTCAAGAGGTCAAGCATTTTGGATACCCGCAAATTATACCTTATAAATACCATATATAAAATTGATGTCATAATCATACGGAAAAACTTTGGGGATTTCCATTGTAATCAACGtaaatttttttctctatttccaaGTAGCTAGTATCTTTAACCTTTCATTCTTGTCCGAAGGTTGACACCGAGGTGACACAAAATGGCTCTCAGGTGGAGAGCGGATATTCCAGCACAATATAGTTCAAACTTTGGTCCACGTGGCAGTGGCTGTAGTTATTACTAGGTTGTTTAATAATGACAGTCGTTGTCGCACCGAAATAAGCATCACTTTTACTACACCACAACAACCGCTCCCTGTCTAAGAGTCCCTTTGCGTC contains these protein-coding regions:
- the LOC108457773 gene encoding inactive leucine-rich repeat receptor-like protein kinase CORYNE — translated: MAKMRGCIVTVALLLLLLLCLHQTPVECKERLIRQLSSRPSSATKPQEFKIGFKRVILSIVLGILTGLIGAILFALLIKIAVQYINQTPFLKGPVIFSPKISSKTLQSALANENQLLGSSSNGKYYKTVLDNGLTVAAKVLEPFDSGSPEMQSKSVKRRIQQELEVLASLRHRHLRSLRAYVRESDRFSLVYDYMPMGSLEDAMNGVRENHLELRWDVRLRIAVGVIKGLQYLHFTCVPQILHYNLKPTNVMLDAEFEPRLADCGLAKLMPNIDRATSGYCAPECLQNCRYTDKSDIFSFGMILGVLLTGRYPTDSFFREAVSGGSLGQWLRHLQQAGEAHEALDKSILGEEVEEDEMLMAVRIAVVCLSDLPDDRPSSDELVTMLTQLHSF